A genomic region of Arachis hypogaea cultivar Tifrunner chromosome 5, arahy.Tifrunner.gnm2.J5K5, whole genome shotgun sequence contains the following coding sequences:
- the LOC140184885 gene encoding uncharacterized protein codes for MAFLLARLLDKRGLPHAHILLFMHPTNKPRSPSDIDRFISTTEIPDRLRRPRSRAVIDEVGFSKYKRPDNGRTITKRNVIIGNSFIVPYNPYLLLRYGYHINIEHTCQTFATKYLFKHLYKGSDRIKEPVVIRLPFHFLEEHVVIFRDDDNIQDVLNRVNGKLTKLLAWFLANTLNPFAKLLTYSEFPNKFVWKDDKGCTSFVDLRIVYDVIYDAFKEAYYTLGILQDDKEFVDAILEANDRFLMDEMNFDRELLREELKDSLKSMTHEQKNAYYQILNAISMDLGGFYFVYGYSDTGKTFLYRTLSVSLRCNGKIVLNVASSGITSLLLPNRHNTHSRFKIPLNINEDSDIVQSSNNSSYIWDYCNVLKLYRNMHLSSSSCSQDNCEIMDFANWLIHIGDGLAGDSIDGESEVLIPDDILIDDTDTSFKELI; via the exons ATGGCATTCCTTTTGGCAAGATTGTTGGAT AAGAGGGGATTACCTCATGCACACATATTGTTATTCATGCATCCTACAAACAAGCCAAGGTCTCCATCAGATATTGATAGGTTTATTTCTACTACTGAGATACCTGATAGGCTCCGTAGACCAAG GTCACGTGCTGTTATTGATGAAGTTGGATTTTCAAAGTACAAGAGACCAGATAATGGTCGCACGATAACTAAGAGGAATGTTATCATTGGTAATTCCTTCATTGTTCCATACAATCCGTATTTGTTGTTGAGATATGGTTATCATATAAATATCGAGCATACATGCCAAACTTTTGCCACCAAGTATCTATTTAAACATTTGTACAAGGGCAGTGATCGA ATAAAGGAACCTGTAGTTATTAGGTTACCCTTTCACTTTCTTGAAGAGCATGTTGTTATCTTTAGAGATGATGACAATATTCAAGATGTTCTCAATCGTGTAAATGGCAAGTTGACAAAATTATTAGCATGGTTCCTTGCTAATACTTTAAATCCTTTTGCCAAGTTGTTGACTTATAGTGAGTTTCCTAACAAGTTTGTATGGAAAGATGAT AAAGGATGCACGAGTTTTGTTGACCTTAGAATTGTTTATGATGTTATTTATGATGCATTCAAGGAAGCATATTATACATTAGGAATTCTCCAAGATGATAAGGAATTTGTTGATGCTATATTGGAAGCAA ATGATCGATTCTTAATGGATGAGATGAATTTTGATAGGGAATTACTACGTGAAGAGTTAAAGGATTCTTTGAAATCTATGACTCACGAACAGAAGAATGCATACTATCAGATATTGAATGCTATCTCCATGGACCTTGGTGGATTTTACTTTGTTTATGGTTACAGTGATACTGGGAAGACTTTCCTTTATCGCACGTTATCTGTGTCATTAAGGTGTAACGGCAAAATTGTGCTAAATGTTGCATCAAGTGGTATTACTTCACTATTACTCCCTAACAGACACAATACTCATTCTAGATTCAAGATTCCACTAAACATAAACGAGGATTCG GATATCGTGCAATCTTCCAATAATTCATCATATATATGGGATTACTGTAATGTACTAAAGCTATACAGGAATATGCATTTATCTTCTTCATCATGTTCTCAAGACAATTGCGAAATTATGGATTTTGCTAATTGGCTTATTCATATTGGAGATGGATTGGCTGGTGATTCTATAGATGGTGAGTCTGAAGTTTTGATCCCGGATGATATTCTCATTGATGATACTGACACTAGTTTTAAAGAGTTGATATAG
- the LOC140184886 gene encoding uncharacterized protein — translation MTNTDYFKKQSILASTLEVVNKVNNNMMSLLPGNHRVYLCSDSLCVEEGNIESQLDTFSPDVVNAINCSGLSNHQLFLKEGVPIMLLKNIDQSNSLCNGTRLQVRCLGHHIIEYIVLTGDKVGRVVLIPRMNISNNDTLPFRFQRRQFSLIASFAMTMNKSQGQTLSMVRLYYRNPYLLMVNFMLLYLK, via the coding sequence ATGACCAACACAGATTATTTCAAGAAACAATCAATTCTTGCTTCCACTCTAGAAGTTGTTAACAAGGTGAATAACAATATGATGAGTCTTTTACCTGGCAATCATAGGGTTTATCTTTGTTCTGACTCTTTGTGTGTTGAAGAAGGTAACATAGAGTCTCAGCTAGACACCTTTTCACCTGATGTGGTGAATGCTATTAATTGTTCAGGATTATCTAATCACCAGCTATTCTTGAAGGAAGGTGTACCGATAATGTTGCTAAAAAATATTGACCAATCTAATAGTTTGTGTAATGGTACCAGGTTGCAGGTACGTTGTTTAGGTCATCATATAATTGAGTACATTGTATTGACTGGAGACAAAGTGGGTAGAGTTGTGCTTATTCCACGCATGAACATATCAAACAATGACACTCTGCCTTTTAGATTCCAAAGGAGGCAGTTTTCGTTAATTGCATCTTTTGCAATGACCATGAATAAGTCACAGGGTCAAACACTGAGTATGGTTAGGTTGTATTACCGAAACCCATATTTACTCATGGTCAACTTTATGTTGCTCTATCTAAAGTGA
- the LOC112799650 gene encoding uncharacterized protein — MGHDHHSQKHQPPVGTPPSQGYPPPDLPKEGYPPPGYPPAGYPPPGYPPQGYPPPPGYPTQGYPPPPYPAQGYPPPYAPPYPHHQPPPPQHHHHHNNNSSGPGCLEGCLAALCCCCLLDACF, encoded by the exons ATGGGTCATGATCATCACAGCCAGAAGCATCAACCCCCTGTTGGAACTCCGCCGTCCCAAG GTTATCCACCGCCAGATCTACCAAAAGAAGGTTATCCGCCGCCGGGATATCCTCCGGCAGGGTATCCGCCTCCAGGGTACCCACCACAAGGGTATCCTCCACCGCCGGGATACCCCACTCAAGGTTATCCTCCTCCGCCATACCCAGCACAGGGGTATCCTCCGCCCTACGCACCACCTTACCCGCATCATCAGCCTCCGCCTCCTCAGCATCACCATCACCATAATAATAACTCATCCGGCCCTGGTTGCTTGGAAGGCTG TTTGGCTGCTCTCTGCTGCTGCTGCTTGTTGGATGCGTGCTTCTGA